A window of Candidatus Zixiibacteriota bacterium genomic DNA:
CTTCGCGCGCGCAGATGCTCCGCGCGGCGGCGACGGCTCCTATCGAGCGCCTTATGCGGATTTGCAGACCGCGATCGACTCGGCGCGCTCCGGCGACAAGATTATCCTCCTCCCGGGTGTCTATCAGGCAGTATCGGCGAAATATTCCGAAGAATTATGCGGCAACTGCCTCGAACCGCGCACGATGGTAGACGCAACCTACGGCTTCCTTGTCAAAGGCAAAGCGCTGGCGATCGCCGGCGAAATCCCAGATTCGACGATCCTGGTCACCAATGCCGGGTACGGTGTGCTATTTCTCGACAGCCGGGGTTCGACGCTTGAAGGCGTCACGATTACCGGCGGTATGCGCGATCATGACGGCAATGCTACCGACGCCGCCGTTGTCGCCAAGTTCTCACGCGTCACCATCCGCAACTGCAACATCTACGATAACAACCAGCGCGACACGACAGTTGTCGTGGGCATCGGCGGCATCTTCGGCCGCGAGGGCTCCGAGTTGTTTATCGAGAATAACCGCATTATCAACGGCGGCTGGGACGGCATCGCCCTCTACCGCGGCGCCAAGGCATTCATTTCAGACAATGTCATCAGCAAGGGTCGCGGTGCTGGAATCGGGATTACCTGGGATGCCCAGGCAACAGTCTTGCGCAACCGGGTGAGTGAGTTCTGGAAGGGGATTGGCTCGTTCGGGACTTCGCGGGCCGTCGTGCGCAACAACGTTGTGATGGACTGTCTTGGCTGGGGAATTATCGCGACCGGTACCTCGTTCCTGGAGGCAACCAACAATCTGGTCTACCGCAACGGCAATTGCGGTTTTGCCAACTGGGGCGATCGCGCCGAGAAAACGGGCCCGCGCGGCGTCTTCGTCAACAATATCGTGTACAACAACGGTTGGCGGGCGCACTGGGTTTGCCCTTGCGTCGGTATCTGGATGCTCGGCAATCCCAACGACTTCATTGTTACCAACAACTGCGTCTGGGTTGACTCGAACCTGATTTCCGCCGAACGGACGACGCCGACCACCGAGCCGGGCAAACCCCTGAAGTACGCGGGCAACTACGCTGAGATCACGGATCTGACGGGCAAGTTCGGCAATCTGTCAATCAATCCGCTCTTTGCCGATACCCTCACTTTCAAGCTATCGGCGACGTCGCCACTCATCGATGCCGGCGACTCAGTGCTGACCGATCTTGACGGCAGCCGCTCGGATATCGGGATTGGGGGAGGAAATTCGGCGAGTAAGTGACAATTCAGTCACTATTCATATCGCAGGGCCACGATTGGGTCGATTCGTGCAGCGCGCCAGGCCGGATACAAGCCGAAAATCATGCCGGTTCCGGCTGACAGCAGCAGTCCAATTACCGCCCACACCGGCG
This region includes:
- a CDS encoding right-handed parallel beta-helix repeat-containing protein, with translation MRFLIAVVAVFAVVLTSCAEQYQPQFRTIFARADAPRGGDGSYRAPYADLQTAIDSARSGDKIILLPGVYQAVSAKYSEELCGNCLEPRTMVDATYGFLVKGKALAIAGEIPDSTILVTNAGYGVLFLDSRGSTLEGVTITGGMRDHDGNATDAAVVAKFSRVTIRNCNIYDNNQRDTTVVVGIGGIFGREGSELFIENNRIINGGWDGIALYRGAKAFISDNVISKGRGAGIGITWDAQATVLRNRVSEFWKGIGSFGTSRAVVRNNVVMDCLGWGIIATGTSFLEATNNLVYRNGNCGFANWGDRAEKTGPRGVFVNNIVYNNGWRAHWVCPCVGIWMLGNPNDFIVTNNCVWVDSNLISAERTTPTTEPGKPLKYAGNYAEITDLTGKFGNLSINPLFADTLTFKLSATSPLIDAGDSVLTDLDGSRSDIGIGGGNSASK